One genomic segment of Borrelia miyamotoi includes these proteins:
- the tig gene encoding trigger factor: MILNNNVRLISDSKVETVIRVSKEFVKDKYNEILQDYSSRLKVKGFRTGKVPSSLIEGKYSDNIKSLTIEKIIHQSLEEFFKSSIYKPLSYAAPKILDERLEIDFEKDFEFTFVYEAYPEFEIPDISDVEVKIPEVTISDSDVEEELKLLQFENSMIVNDSGDVKLGNIVKVDFIELDDSLSEILTTKRQDFVFTVGESHNYYGIDNDILGMKKDEERIVEKSYDSDYKFSELANSFKRLKVVIKDIKKRDIPELNDDFAKDIKDSFNTLVELKEHIRENMLRLVKEKSESLKLSKLLSDIVNRLNIEVPPAMFEAEFKKTLSEFSKKNKINFEQLDNFSTGFEGVGDILKDNVLKQLKSKLVFQKMVDNDLTEITEVDLESELVKQAKDAKMGFADIKKFYEDNNLLEILKDEIKRQKVKDKILKNVKEVKLKKVNFKDFINYKTGE; encoded by the coding sequence GTGATATTGAATAACAATGTAAGGTTAATTTCCGATTCTAAGGTTGAGACTGTTATTAGAGTTTCAAAAGAGTTTGTTAAAGATAAGTACAACGAGATCTTGCAAGACTATTCTTCTCGTCTTAAGGTCAAAGGTTTTCGAACAGGAAAGGTTCCTTCTAGTCTTATTGAAGGTAAATATTCTGATAATATCAAATCTCTTACTATAGAAAAAATTATTCATCAGTCTTTAGAGGAATTCTTTAAAAGTTCTATTTATAAACCATTGAGTTATGCTGCTCCTAAAATATTAGATGAAAGATTAGAGATAGATTTTGAGAAAGATTTTGAGTTTACTTTTGTTTATGAGGCTTATCCTGAATTTGAGATACCTGATATATCTGATGTTGAAGTGAAAATTCCAGAAGTTACTATCTCTGATTCTGATGTGGAAGAAGAGCTTAAGTTATTACAATTTGAAAATTCAATGATTGTTAATGATAGTGGTGATGTTAAGTTAGGTAATATTGTTAAGGTTGATTTTATTGAACTTGATGATTCTTTAAGTGAGATTTTAACAACTAAAAGGCAAGATTTTGTTTTTACTGTTGGAGAGTCTCATAATTATTATGGGATTGATAATGATATTCTTGGAATGAAGAAGGATGAAGAGAGAATAGTAGAGAAAAGTTATGATTCAGATTATAAATTTAGTGAGCTTGCTAATTCTTTTAAGAGATTAAAGGTCGTTATTAAGGATATAAAAAAGCGTGATATTCCTGAGCTTAATGATGATTTTGCAAAGGATATTAAGGATAGTTTTAATACATTAGTGGAACTTAAAGAGCATATAAGAGAGAATATGTTGAGGCTCGTTAAAGAAAAAAGTGAGTCTCTTAAACTGTCAAAATTATTATCTGATATTGTGAATAGGCTAAATATAGAAGTTCCACCTGCTATGTTTGAGGCTGAATTTAAGAAAACTTTAAGTGAATTTTCGAAGAAAAATAAGATTAATTTTGAGCAGTTAGATAATTTTTCTACAGGTTTTGAAGGTGTTGGTGATATTTTAAAGGATAATGTACTTAAACAGTTAAAATCTAAGTTGGTTTTTCAAAAGATGGTAGATAATGATTTAACGGAAATTACAGAGGTTGATTTGGAAAGTGAGCTTGTTAAGCAAGCTAAGGATGCAAAGATGGGATTTGCAGATATTAAAAAGTTTTATGAGGATAACAATTTGCTTGAAATTTTAAAAGATGAGATTAAGAGACAGAAAGTTAAAGATAAAATTTTAAAAAATGTTAAGGAAGTTAAACTTAAAAAAGTTAACTTTAAAGATTTTATTAATTATAAAACAGGTGAATAA
- the clpP gene encoding ATP-dependent Clp endopeptidase proteolytic subunit ClpP, whose amino-acid sequence MYNLVPTVVEHTGNYERVFDIYSRLLRDRIIFLSGEINDMRADTVIAQLLFLESEDPKKDIYVYINSPGGSITSGLAIYDTMQYIKSDVRTICIGQAASMAAFLLAGGTIGKRESLSYSRIMIHQPWGGIGGQASDINIQANEIIRLKRLIIDIMSDKMGVSKEKLSLDIERDYFMTPKDALDYGIIDNILIRN is encoded by the coding sequence ATGTATAATTTAGTGCCTACTGTTGTAGAGCATACTGGAAATTATGAGCGCGTATTTGATATATATTCAAGATTGTTAAGAGATAGGATAATTTTTTTGAGTGGTGAGATTAATGATATGCGAGCAGACACAGTCATTGCTCAACTTCTTTTTTTAGAATCTGAAGATCCAAAGAAGGATATATATGTTTATATAAATTCTCCGGGGGGTAGTATTACTTCAGGGCTTGCAATTTATGATACTATGCAGTATATCAAATCAGATGTAAGAACGATTTGCATTGGTCAGGCTGCTTCAATGGCTGCATTCCTGCTTGCAGGAGGTACTATAGGGAAACGAGAATCATTATCGTATTCAAGAATAATGATTCATCAGCCTTGGGGTGGAATAGGCGGTCAGGCTAGTGATATTAATATACAGGCAAATGAAATTATAAGGCTTAAAAGATTAATAATAGATATTATGTCTGATAAGATGGGAGTTTCTAAGGAAAAATTATCTCTTGATATTGAGAGAGATTATTTTATGACTCCAAAAGATGCTCTTGATTATGGTATTATTGATAATATTTTGATAAGAAATTAG
- the clpX gene encoding ATP-dependent protease ATP-binding subunit ClpX, whose product MARSKGQKIEGCSFCGRTKIEAEGRIISSKSVAICFECSRICYNLFQEESEQPKSSKSLKKLPTPKQLKSHLDRYIIGQEDAKKVLSVAVYNHYKRIFRSNKNESGVELEKSNILIVGPTGSGKTLLAKKLAAEMNVPFTIADATTLTEAGYVGEDVENILLKLIHAAHGDVSFAERGIIYIDEIDKIAKKGENVSITRDVSGEGVQQSLLKIIEGTIANVPPRGGRKHPYEDTIEINTHNILFICGGAFVGLENIIKKRINKSSIGFSSAGRKDSREDNVLKYLEMEDLVKFGLIPEFVGRLPVHSYLEKLEKEDLIKILVEPENSIVRQYCHMFKMDNVDLVFEKDALEVIAEEAMIKNTGARGLRSILEELLKDVMFEIPSTKQIKKVIVTKESVLNSDIEPLILTGKHINKPWAKELYEINCKSN is encoded by the coding sequence ATGGCGAGAAGCAAAGGTCAGAAAATTGAAGGGTGTTCTTTTTGTGGGCGTACTAAGATTGAAGCTGAAGGGCGAATTATTTCTTCAAAGTCCGTTGCTATTTGTTTTGAATGCTCTAGAATATGTTATAATCTTTTTCAAGAAGAATCGGAACAGCCTAAAAGCAGTAAATCTTTAAAAAAACTTCCAACTCCTAAGCAACTTAAGAGTCATTTAGATAGATATATTATTGGACAGGAAGATGCGAAGAAGGTATTATCTGTTGCTGTTTATAATCATTATAAAAGGATATTTAGGAGCAATAAGAACGAGAGTGGAGTTGAGCTTGAGAAATCTAATATATTGATTGTGGGTCCCACTGGAAGTGGTAAGACTTTGCTTGCAAAAAAGTTGGCAGCTGAGATGAATGTTCCATTTACAATTGCGGATGCCACAACGCTTACTGAGGCTGGATATGTAGGAGAAGATGTTGAGAATATTTTGCTTAAGCTCATTCATGCTGCGCATGGAGATGTAAGTTTTGCAGAAAGAGGTATCATTTATATCGATGAAATAGATAAGATTGCAAAGAAAGGTGAAAATGTTTCAATTACAAGAGATGTTTCTGGAGAAGGTGTTCAGCAATCTTTATTGAAGATAATTGAAGGAACTATTGCAAATGTTCCACCAAGGGGTGGGAGAAAACATCCTTATGAAGATACTATTGAAATTAATACACATAATATATTATTCATATGTGGTGGGGCTTTTGTGGGGCTTGAAAATATTATTAAGAAAAGAATTAATAAAAGCTCTATTGGATTTTCATCTGCTGGTAGGAAAGATTCCAGGGAAGATAATGTTTTAAAATACTTAGAGATGGAAGATTTGGTTAAATTTGGACTCATTCCAGAGTTTGTTGGTAGGCTTCCTGTGCATTCTTATCTTGAAAAACTAGAAAAAGAAGATTTAATTAAAATATTAGTTGAACCTGAAAATTCTATTGTCAGACAATATTGTCATATGTTTAAGATGGATAATGTTGATCTGGTATTTGAGAAGGACGCACTTGAAGTAATCGCAGAAGAAGCTATGATTAAAAATACAGGTGCAAGAGGTTTGCGATCTATTTTAGAAGAATTACTTAAAGATGTTATGTTTGAAATACCTTCAACTAAGCAAATTAAAAAGGTTATTGTTACTAAAGAATCGGTTTTAAATAGCGATATTGAGCCCTTAATTTTGACAGGAAAGCATATTAATAAGCCTTGGGCAAAAGAGCTTTATGAAATCAATTGTAAATCTAATTAG
- the lon gene encoding endopeptidase La, producing MKSIVNLISAKKDDLPVIFLNKDVFFPNVTLWATFDDIDSINAVYQSMLEGRLILFFCVNNTEFNSFGKIGLKSLYSIGTYAKIVQVVKVTETLIKILVDCQDRVVIRSIFKKGNYFRAKVDFISDKCELNSELFTYAKFLRESYETYRSYFSVKTLEDDYDSSKFFDSPAKLVDIIASSVNFGYKAKVELLQELNIQIRIEKLIINLNIETELLVLKKDIKDKVKTRLDKGQREYFLNEQIKEIQRRLGKDETDYLKRLNSKDVPEDIKSRIEREISRLARMNTNSPDTNIVRNYVELLLDLPWNENTVMRNSLNEIEFILKNSHYGMNEAKEKIMNFLAVYHINSKVQAPILCLVGPPGTGKTSVALSIAKSLSRKFAKIFLGGLRDETDIRGHRRSYIGALPGVFINAVKVAGESNPVILLDEIDKINSTYKGNPEAALLEVLDSEQNSRFVDHYLDIPYDLSKVLFVATANSLHGISKPLLDRMEIIKVEGYSCIEKLKIANNFLIPSIIKESFLNKVYIKIEDDVILHIIRNYTMESGVRNLKRVLTNLIRMVVRELLYVYSREDIIEGNFYFPSSLIHGSNSLFTHDPDIPGIYKIINMKNFHFYIDCEYKFNLIKVDSSGFVYGLAWTSYGGAVLPVEAIKFDKKGDIILTGSLGTVMKESAQLAYSVVKTYSSKLNFDINEIPEIHLHFPEGAIPKDGPSAGITIATAIASVLSDKKVPLDLAMTGEVTLKGSVLPVGGIKEKVLSAYRNGINKIILPKDNEKDYIKLPEEIRDNIYVKYVSHLGEVFDYLNII from the coding sequence ATGAAATCAATTGTAAATCTAATTAGTGCTAAAAAAGATGATCTTCCAGTTATTTTTTTAAATAAAGATGTTTTTTTCCCCAATGTGACTTTGTGGGCTACCTTTGATGATATTGATTCAATTAATGCAGTCTATCAGTCTATGTTAGAGGGTAGATTGATCTTATTTTTTTGCGTCAATAATACTGAGTTTAATAGTTTTGGGAAAATAGGTTTAAAAAGTTTATATTCTATTGGTACCTATGCAAAGATTGTTCAAGTTGTAAAAGTTACTGAAACTTTAATAAAAATTTTAGTTGACTGTCAAGATAGGGTTGTTATAAGAAGTATTTTCAAAAAGGGTAATTACTTTAGAGCAAAAGTTGATTTTATATCTGATAAATGTGAACTTAATAGCGAACTTTTTACTTATGCTAAATTTTTAAGAGAGTCTTATGAGACTTATAGATCTTATTTTTCTGTTAAAACATTAGAAGATGATTATGATAGTAGTAAGTTTTTTGATAGTCCAGCTAAGCTTGTTGATATTATAGCATCTAGTGTGAATTTTGGATATAAAGCCAAAGTAGAGCTTTTACAAGAATTAAATATTCAGATTAGAATAGAAAAATTAATTATAAATTTAAATATTGAGACTGAGCTTTTAGTTCTTAAGAAAGATATTAAGGATAAGGTTAAGACTAGACTCGACAAGGGACAAAGAGAATATTTTTTAAATGAGCAAATTAAGGAAATTCAGAGAAGATTAGGTAAGGATGAAACTGATTATCTTAAGAGATTAAATTCTAAGGATGTTCCTGAGGATATTAAATCTAGAATCGAAAGGGAAATATCTAGATTGGCTCGTATGAATACAAATTCACCAGACACTAATATTGTTAGAAACTATGTCGAGTTGTTGCTTGATCTACCTTGGAATGAGAATACTGTTATGAGGAATTCTTTAAATGAGATTGAATTTATTTTAAAAAATTCTCATTATGGTATGAATGAAGCTAAAGAAAAAATAATGAATTTTTTAGCAGTTTATCACATTAATTCTAAAGTTCAAGCACCCATTTTATGTCTGGTAGGTCCACCAGGTACTGGGAAAACTTCTGTTGCATTATCTATTGCTAAATCTCTTTCTAGGAAATTTGCGAAAATTTTCCTTGGTGGGTTAAGGGATGAAACAGATATTAGAGGACATCGAAGGTCTTATATTGGGGCTCTTCCAGGCGTTTTTATTAATGCAGTCAAAGTGGCTGGAGAATCTAATCCTGTGATTCTGCTTGATGAAATAGATAAGATTAACAGTACTTATAAAGGAAATCCAGAAGCAGCACTTTTAGAAGTTTTGGATTCTGAGCAAAACTCCAGATTTGTTGACCATTATTTAGATATTCCTTATGATCTTTCTAAAGTGTTGTTTGTAGCAACAGCCAATTCTTTGCATGGAATTTCTAAGCCTCTTCTTGACCGGATGGAAATCATTAAGGTAGAAGGGTATTCTTGTATTGAAAAATTAAAAATTGCAAATAATTTTTTAATACCAAGTATAATTAAAGAAAGTTTTTTAAATAAAGTTTATATAAAAATAGAAGATGATGTTATTTTGCACATAATCAGAAACTATACTATGGAGTCTGGAGTTAGAAATTTGAAAAGAGTTCTGACTAATTTAATTAGAATGGTTGTGAGAGAATTGCTTTATGTTTATTCAAGGGAAGATATAATTGAAGGAAATTTCTATTTTCCAAGTTCTTTGATTCATGGTAGTAATTCACTCTTTACTCATGATCCTGATATTCCTGGTATTTACAAAATAATTAATATGAAGAATTTTCATTTTTATATTGATTGCGAATATAAATTTAATCTAATTAAGGTCGATTCTTCTGGATTTGTTTATGGTCTTGCCTGGACAAGTTATGGAGGGGCTGTCTTGCCTGTTGAGGCTATTAAATTTGATAAGAAAGGGGATATCATTTTAACAGGTAGTCTTGGAACTGTTATGAAGGAAAGTGCACAACTTGCTTATTCTGTTGTAAAAACTTATTCTTCTAAGCTTAATTTTGATATAAATGAAATTCCTGAAATTCATCTTCATTTTCCAGAGGGAGCTATACCAAAAGATGGCCCTTCTGCTGGAATTACTATTGCAACAGCGATAGCTTCTGTATTGTCTGATAAAAAAGTACCCCTAGATCTTGCTATGACAGGAGAGGTTACTCTTAAGGGTTCGGTTCTTCCTGTAGGAGGCATTAAAGAAAAGGTACTTTCAGCTTATAGAAATGGTATAAATAAAATTATTTTACCAAAAGATAATGAAAAAGATTATATTAAACTACCAGAAGAGATTAGAGATAATATTTATGTTAAGTATGTATCTCATTTAGGGGAGGTATTTGATTACTTAAATATTATTTAG
- the rpsD gene encoding 30S ribosomal protein S4, producing the protein MNRKNIAKGKLVRRFGVNIFEQPKYDKLLKKKPNPPGMHGRSRRAKTTEYGKQLIEKQKVKFTYGISERQLTNIFKEARRQHGVTGDNLLALLERRIDNVVYRAGFAISRAHARQVVSHGIIMLNGRKVTIPSITLRANDVIQVKEKDNLKKLVRSNIERTSSLRKLPTWIEVNADTLQVKVVRLPSRDEISILANEQMIVEYYSKRA; encoded by the coding sequence ATGAATAGAAAAAATATAGCTAAAGGGAAGCTGGTAAGGCGATTTGGTGTTAATATATTTGAGCAGCCTAAGTACGACAAATTACTTAAAAAAAAGCCAAATCCACCTGGAATGCATGGAAGATCTAGAAGAGCCAAAACCACAGAATATGGAAAACAACTAATAGAAAAGCAAAAAGTAAAGTTTACTTACGGCATAAGTGAAAGGCAACTTACCAATATTTTTAAGGAAGCAAGAAGACAACATGGGGTTACAGGAGATAATCTTTTAGCATTACTTGAAAGAAGGATTGACAATGTTGTATACAGAGCTGGATTTGCCATTTCAAGAGCTCACGCAAGACAAGTGGTTTCACATGGTATCATCATGCTTAATGGAAGAAAAGTTACAATTCCATCCATTACCCTAAGAGCAAACGATGTGATACAAGTAAAAGAAAAAGACAACTTAAAAAAACTGGTCAGATCAAATATAGAAAGAACATCATCCCTTCGTAAATTACCAACTTGGATAGAAGTGAATGCTGATACTTTGCAGGTAAAGGTAGTCCGCCTTCCCTCAAGAGATGAAATATCTATTCTTGCAAATGAACAAATGATTGTTGAATACTATTCTAAGAGAGCTTAA